TGGTATGACAGCACGGAGATTGTACTGTCCATGAGCAGGTCTGAGATGAAAGCGCAGCAAGCGACCAGCAGTTGGGATGGCTGGGCTAAGTCTGTCGCAGGCTTTTGTTTTCAGGCGCGCCTAAATTCCGAAGCAGTTATGTATTTTTAGGCTGGCCTAACATTTATGTCGAGATATGACATGAATCGCGAGGGTCCGACGAGACGTGACTACATGAAGTACAGCGGCGCGGTGGTGGGTGGGAGCTTGCTAGCGGGCTGTGCAGGTCAGTCCGGATCAGAAGCAGCCCCGACACAGACAGGCACAGGAGACCAATCAACGGCCGAACCAACGACGGCTGAGGATAGATACGCTGTTACGATGTCGCCCATGGGAACCGTCGAGTTCGAATCGGTTCCCCAGAGTGTGTTCACGATACTGGGCCACCACGTGGATATGCTGGTCGCACTCGGTCGAGGGGGTGCGATCAACGCAATGCACGCACCCGAATACCACCAGTCGCTGTATCAGAAGTTCCTCCACCGACTGGAAGGCGTCTCAATCGACTGGGAGGGCCTGTACTCTTCGTGGCCACCGTCAAAAGAGAAGCTGTACGAACTCGATAGCGATGTCCACGTAGCTGACCCGGCGAAGATTGCGACAGCGGAGGGATGGGACAACAACAGCCTCCAGGAGATAGAATCGAACGTCGCCCCGTGGTTCGGCAACACACTCAGTGGCACCCAGCAGGAACCACCGTCAGGGTGGGGCGATGCGTACAAATACTACACGCTCTGGGAAATCTTCGGAAAGATAGCACAGGTGTTTCGGGAGGGTGCCCGGTACGAGGCGCTCGCCTCCGTTCGCGAATCGATGCTGCAGACTATCAACGCGAGCCTGCCGTCGGAAAGTGAACGGCCGAGCGCGGCACTGGTCCTGTTCTCCACATCCGGGGAGAAAATCTGGGGCTATAAGATGAACCACCCGGGCTACTACGCTGCTCACACCCGCCCGCTGGGTGCGACCGATGCGTTAGCCGATGCTGTCGGTGACGGGTACGGCGACGACGGTCGGAATATTACACTCGACACCGAACTACTTCTCGAAGCTGATCCAGACGTACTGCTCGTCCTCGGGCCAATGGCGGGGTCCCACAATCTCGACGATATTCGGTCACAACTGGCGGACAACGAGGTTACAAGAGAAATCACTGCTGTCCAAGAGGGGCGGATATACGCGCAAGGTGCCCGTCGGCAGGGTCCGATTCTGAACCTGTTCCAGACTGAGATGACCGCGAAACAACTGTACCCCAACCAGTTCGGCGAGTGGCCGGGCTACGTCGACGGTGATCCGTACCCCGAAATCCCCGCCGAGGAACAGCTGTTCGACCGCCAGCGGGTCGCTGACATAATCACGGGTGCGGGACAGTGACTGACGACGAGAAAACGCCGCATGAACGGCCGACACGTAGGGACTATATCAAGGGTGCTGGGATAATTGCGGGCGGCAGTTTACTCGCCGGGTGTGCCGGCGATGCAGTCTCAGAATCCACCGCTACCGAGGATAAAGCGACAGCCACGGCGACCGAGACGGAATCATATACCGTCTCCATGGAGCCGGCTGGCGACGTTACGTTCCAGACGGTTCCCGAGCGATGGCTTCCCTACGGTGGCGCCTACGCCGATATGGGCGTGGCCCTCGGACAGGCCGATGGCCTCACAGGTATCGGCGGGGGAGATCGCTATTACACGTACGTCTACGATGAGCTTCCCGGTGTTTCCGTCGATCAAGAGACGATTGACGCGAATCCGGAGGTCCGAACGAAAGAGGAATTTTACGAACTCGACAGCGACGTACACCTCTATGACCCACAGATGCTCGTCAACTGGTTCGACTGGTCGCAGTCGGACATCGACGAAATCGCCGAGAACGTCGCTCCGTTCATCGGGAATCTGATATTCCGTCGTTCGGATAACTGGCACGACTACCGGTATTACACGCTCTATCAGGCCTTCGAGAAGGTCGCGGAGGTGTTTC
The Haloarcula marismortui ATCC 43049 DNA segment above includes these coding regions:
- a CDS encoding ABC transporter substrate-binding protein gives rise to the protein MTDDEKTPHERPTRRDYIKGAGIIAGGSLLAGCAGDAVSESTATEDKATATATETESYTVSMEPAGDVTFQTVPERWLPYGGAYADMGVALGQADGLTGIGGGDRYYTYVYDELPGVSVDQETIDANPEVRTKEEFYELDSDVHLYDPQMLVNWFDWSQSDIDEIAENVAPFIGNLIFRRSDNWHDYRYYTLYQAFEKVAEVFQEQARYEAFKQLHDDYIADLQSQLPPAEERPNVLLTYEGTNEPESFSPYRLNDKGTSKKQWRDLGVTDALAGTDIENLSTTNRGEYDYETLLSVDPDVILIRGHERKSATEFRETILQFMQNHTVGSQLTAVQNERVYRGGYLRQGPIHNFFLTERAAQQLYPNIFGDVTSDTELFDRQQIANIVTGDFE
- a CDS encoding ABC transporter substrate-binding protein; translation: MNREGPTRRDYMKYSGAVVGGSLLAGCAGQSGSEAAPTQTGTGDQSTAEPTTAEDRYAVTMSPMGTVEFESVPQSVFTILGHHVDMLVALGRGGAINAMHAPEYHQSLYQKFLHRLEGVSIDWEGLYSSWPPSKEKLYELDSDVHVADPAKIATAEGWDNNSLQEIESNVAPWFGNTLSGTQQEPPSGWGDAYKYYTLWEIFGKIAQVFREGARYEALASVRESMLQTINASLPSESERPSAALVLFSTSGEKIWGYKMNHPGYYAAHTRPLGATDALADAVGDGYGDDGRNITLDTELLLEADPDVLLVLGPMAGSHNLDDIRSQLADNEVTREITAVQEGRIYAQGARRQGPILNLFQTEMTAKQLYPNQFGEWPGYVDGDPYPEIPAEEQLFDRQRVADIITGAGQ